A single region of the Rhodopirellula bahusiensis genome encodes:
- a CDS encoding ABC transporter permease has protein sequence MSLLFIAWRNFRYRALSSFLTTLSLTLGVGLVVLVMSIYGIISEAFVRNASVGYNLVVGPKGSTLQLTLNAVYYLSQPIENLPYTEYMEFYPKEKRAEMVRTFGGDPELGKRDGIYAGFMKEGYAIPLALGDYFGEFRVVGTTPDFFELLKHGPDVDQPFTFEEGRNFEFHNEENSYFECVLGSRVADQMGMRVGDVMNPTHGDPEGKGHGQGFQIVGVLDPTGTPNDRAAFVNLEGFYLLEGHAKPIPDDAVIELPEKADPDEPWLLTIPEREVTSILVRNGNLMMAPMLQNRIKESVRSEAATPIGEINKLMTMIVGPLMQALLAITLITCVVAAVGVLVAIYNSMNDRKRDIAVMRALGARRGSVTWIILFESLIIALVGGIAGWVLAHLGIWAASPLIEARTGVQVGFFSISTYELYLLPLVIGLSLLAGIVPAASAYSTDVGTNLSA, from the coding sequence ATGAGCCTGCTGTTCATCGCTTGGCGAAACTTTCGCTACCGAGCCCTTTCGAGTTTCCTGACCACGCTGTCGCTGACACTGGGCGTGGGACTCGTTGTTCTGGTCATGTCGATTTATGGCATCATCAGCGAAGCCTTCGTTCGCAACGCTTCGGTGGGATACAACTTGGTCGTTGGACCCAAAGGCAGCACACTGCAATTGACGCTCAATGCGGTTTACTACCTCAGCCAACCGATCGAGAACCTACCCTACACCGAGTACATGGAGTTCTATCCAAAAGAAAAACGAGCCGAAATGGTTCGCACTTTCGGTGGCGATCCAGAGCTCGGCAAACGCGATGGCATCTACGCGGGATTCATGAAGGAAGGCTACGCGATCCCACTCGCGCTTGGCGACTACTTCGGCGAATTCCGTGTTGTGGGCACCACACCGGACTTCTTTGAATTGTTGAAACACGGCCCCGACGTCGATCAGCCATTCACGTTTGAGGAGGGACGCAACTTTGAATTCCACAACGAGGAAAACAGCTACTTCGAGTGTGTGCTGGGGTCTCGCGTCGCGGATCAGATGGGTATGCGTGTCGGCGATGTCATGAACCCGACCCACGGTGACCCGGAAGGCAAAGGGCACGGGCAAGGATTCCAGATCGTCGGTGTCTTGGATCCCACCGGAACGCCCAATGACCGAGCCGCGTTTGTCAATCTGGAAGGTTTCTATCTGCTCGAAGGGCATGCGAAACCGATTCCGGATGATGCCGTGATTGAGCTTCCTGAAAAAGCGGATCCGGACGAACCGTGGTTGCTGACGATCCCCGAACGAGAAGTCACGTCGATTTTGGTTCGCAACGGGAACCTGATGATGGCTCCGATGTTGCAAAACCGAATCAAAGAAAGCGTCCGATCAGAAGCGGCAACCCCGATCGGTGAAATCAACAAACTGATGACGATGATTGTTGGCCCGCTGATGCAAGCGTTGCTGGCGATTACGTTGATCACCTGCGTGGTTGCTGCGGTGGGTGTTTTGGTCGCGATCTACAACTCGATGAATGATCGCAAACGAGACATCGCTGTGATGCGAGCGCTCGGTGCTCGTCGTGGCAGCGTGACATGGATCATCTTGTTCGAAAGTTTGATCATCGCTTTGGTCGGTGGCATCGCCGGATGGGTCTTGGCTCACCTGGGGATCTGGGCCGCCAGCCCGTTGATCGAAGCACGGACGGGAGTTCAAGTCGGATTCTTCTCGATCAGCACTTACGAGCTGTACTTATTGCCGTTGGTGATCGGACTCAGCTTGCTGGCCGGCAT